The following are encoded together in the Bactrocera neohumeralis isolate Rockhampton chromosome 6, APGP_CSIRO_Bneo_wtdbg2-racon-allhic-juicebox.fasta_v2, whole genome shotgun sequence genome:
- the LOC126762537 gene encoding uncharacterized protein LOC126762537, with product MSTKLPIISVTTNDHSESECSEDSHSNDMDYNFNTGEVTDVEDFDSQTDMKILPTRKASNHTLNIPKQNEKDNDATDIEDYNDTDSEDDEEEKSNVYPELKLSLQEFLQHGLREQSMVDNEAKEKVENKAGDFLQAQNLNQTSDFLTDCEDYNTESELDNGCERSVCVDLDTAVGEQDRVFIADSERSVNGNEHSDEYEDLSVLSDISELASALSDVAGTGGARGMSEDEVLEISGDEEECQIVISESASDEDDQVYGDNASLPPIDVAFISSGSQQRRKSTTMSLNKNAFLTVANTGVEEVLTDVEKLDDSAAEDSFDSEEEQKSIPRAVILRATGEDSADITDVEDVFCDDVGTQSSNEPNAISDSMLPPVHREMVVLKEDKFGDTIENVMPLDREYQFGVYNSATDGMQTDDEDYSCADDLERNVSIAECLNAENLIEDEVTVLNETLKPQISKRLELHAHTEPVTDIEEIYVDGTNRRKKLKTRSLSKGKAKLLDVVRVKEDGGTDIEDMDLSERGLPPNLKLNAAQKQHQDDSIDKATDIEDISADEGSDVSDNEAQCDADIGSSTLKAYIASNSNIVLTIETDGQRKSHINHLQTLTMGADSTGDVTNLPNTDIEDMQCTSDADDVDSDKVADDMHTGNCTEFNELLNESYTVVHEKNTNSFNAEAEKLHMKGNVETLDVHTDIEYVESDESAARGGN from the coding sequence ATGTCCACAAAGCTTCCAATCATTTCCGTTACCACCAACGATCATTCGGAATCGGAATGCTCAGAGGATTCCCACAGCAATGATATggattataattttaatacggGTGAAGTGACAGACGTTGAGGACTTCGACAGCCAGACTGATATGAAGATATTGCCAACTCGGAAAGCTTCCAACCATACGCTTAATATACCTAAACAAAATGAGAAAGACAATGATGCCACCGACATTGAGGACTACAACGACACTGATTCCGAGGATGATGAAGAGGAAAAGAGCAATGTTTACCCCGAATTAAAGTTATCACTTCAAGAATTCTTGCAGCATGGACTGCGCGAACAAAGCATGGTCGACAATGAAGCCAAAGAAAAGGTGGAGAACAAAGCGGGTGACTTTTTGCAAGCACAAAATTTGAATCAAACAAGTGATTTTCTAACAGACTGTGAAGACTACAATACTGAATCCGAATTGGATAATGGTTGTGAGCGGTCGGTGTGTGTTGACTTAGATACTGCCGTTGGTGAACAGGATAGAGTATTCATTGCTGATAGCGAGCGTTCTGTCAACGGGAATGAACACTCTGATGAATACGAAGACTTATCTGTGCTAAGCGATATTAGTGAGCTCGCGTCGGCGCTGTCGGATGTTGCTGGAACCGGTGGCGCACGTGGCATGTCCGAAGATGAAGTGCTGGAGATTTCGGGCGATGAAGAGGAGTGTCAAATTGTTATTTCAGAATCGGCATCCGATGAAGATGACCAGGTATACGGCGATAATGCTAGTTTACCGCCTATTGATGTAGCATTCATCAGCAGTGGCAGTCAGCAGCGCAGGAAGTCGACAACTATGTCTCTTAATAAGAATGCTTTTCTGACGGTGGCAAATACAGGTGTAGAGGAGGTATTAACAGATGTTGAAAAACTTGATGACTCTGCCGCGGAGGATAGCTTCGATAGTGAGGAAGAACAAAAATCCATACCCAGAGCGGTTATACTAAGGGCCACTGGTGAAGATTCTGCTGATATTACCGATGTGGAAGATGTATTTTGCGATGATGTCGGCACACAATCCTCAAATGAACCTAACGCAATATCGGACTCTATGCTGCCACCAGTACATCGTGAGATGGTGGTACTTAAGGAAGATAAATTTGGCGACACTATTGAGAACGTGATGCCATTAGATCGAGAATATCAATTTGGTGTTTACAATAGTGCAACCGACGGCATGCAAACTGACGATGAAGATTACTCATGTGCCGATGATTTGGAGCGAAATGTCTCAATCGCAGAGTGTTTGAATGCGGAGAATCTAATTGAAGACGAAGTCACCGTACTAAATGAGACGTTAAAACCACAGATTAGCAAGCGCCTTGAATTGCACGCCCACACAGAACCGGTGACAGATATTGAAGAAATCTATGTTGATGGCACAAACAGGCGTAAAAAACTGAAGACACGAAGCCTGAGCAAAGGAAAAGCAAAACTCTTAGATGTTGTTAGAGTTAAAGAGGACGGTGGCACCGACATTGAAGACATGGATCTAAGTGAACGTGGTCTGCCACCAAATCTGAAATTGAATGCAGCACAAAAGCAGCATCAAGACGATAGCATTGATAAAGCCACCGATATAGAAGATATCAGCGCTGACGAGGGGTCGGATGTATCCGATAATGAAGCTCAATGCGACGCCGATATTGGCAGTTCGACTTTAAAGGCGTACATAGCGAGTAACAGCAATATTGTGCTAACAATAGAGACAGATGGTCAAAGAAAATCTCACATAAATCATTTACAAACTTTGACAATGGGCGCTGACAGCACTGGTGATGTCACCAATCTACCAAATACCGATATTGAAGATATGCAATGCACTTCTGATGCCGACGATGTTGACAGCGATAAAGTGGCAGATGACATGCACACTGGCAATTGCACTGAATTCAACGAGTTGTTAAACGAGAGTTACACTGTGGTACACGAGAAGAACACCAATAGCTTTAACGCCGAGGCGGAGAAACTTCATATGAAAGGAAATGTTGAAACGCTTGATGTGCATACAGACATCGAATATGTTGAATCCGATGAATCGGCTGCCAGAGGTGGCAACTAA